One genomic region from Drosophila busckii strain San Diego stock center, stock number 13000-0081.31 chromosome 3R, ASM1175060v1, whole genome shotgun sequence encodes:
- the LOC108604039 gene encoding CD2-associated protein isoform X1: protein MDKSICAIVEYEYAAKEPDELDLHKGAIIHRIKQMPGGWWQGTLKGTSLSGMFPDNFVRVLEPNSSNNSNSNGNHSDDNAAVQFREKSATSNRRCKVIYSYTQVNDDELTLAVGDVIELLGEVEEGWWRGRLRSKVGVFPSNFVQHIEPSPILASKRPPTIGATVTSSALTAKAANITATTTTTKTATAAASTTAATVATAAAATPATLTTKTSINRTTAASTENVAVAAAAAPTLPPKPLRDFCRVEFPYAPQNEDELELKVDDIICVISTELPDKGWWKGEIRGKVGVFPDNFVKLLPHSEVAPINEPSTGTTQQQQQQQQQRKISNSSHMTTTNASNSSSTTTTVTQQQTQQQQSSGSTTSKVYIKKTGSSSNSSASGRKESFGSRDSLNDILSETGLPVGTVAAQRKSLENKNLDLSKLPGSKSSSTTITTTTNSSSSSSSTSAYTELRKSLDNMDEKLKSPPPVVSKKPSVPLKKTPTGGVPVLGGSGLKKKSTDGKLTSAVSHDIADGMAGSKLSADQLPEAGAPGNVIMRRAATIAGEDTEFDRVERASILTDMRAGRVKAPKRRPPSAAIIVLGESNNNSVYVNGSGMASSASELSEDGGAGKQASISSDDNSTSEEPQLAKPKPREWEKKKAPWMEELKASQVSRKKTSPVVEPRSGAVTVAERTSKLFPAEPAAATNSSSSSNSVVVATTKVQSSAVTSSSIMQQSMFVESSSSSTSQKKESSSSSSTTTTVVNNDAIMSKSMSATKAPTSAAALSSDEESRAARPNSLALRNRSVSPLVRTANASSSTQQQQQHEKSNNVTASDRPTTTTTTAQSSNHTESAAAPPRVQQLEGRVDKLEALVQAQQRTIEELVRTLREETERVKLLRGELDKYAHKQTQSRRGKFDNWMF, encoded by the exons atggatAAAT CTATATGTGCAATAGTTGAGTACGAGTATGCAGCCAAGGAGCCAGATGAGCTGGATCTACACAAAGGTGCCATTATACATCGCATAAAGCAGATGCCTGGCGGCTGGTGGCAGGGCACACTGAAGGGCACAAGTCTCTCTGGCATGTTTCCGGATAATTTTGTGCGCGTGCTGgagccaaacagcagcaacaacagcaacagcaatggcaatcATAGCGATGATAATGCAGCAGTGCAGTTTAG GGAGAAATCAGCAACATCGAATCGACGCTGTAAAGTCATCTACAGTTACACACAAGTCAACGACGATGAACTAACGCTGGCCGTGGGTGATGTCATTGAATTGCTAGGGGAG GTCGAGGAAGGCTGGTGGCGCGGACGTTTGCGCAGCAAAGTTGGCGTATTTCCTTCAAATTTTGTGCAACATATCGAGCCATCGCCTATTCTGGCCTCCAAGCGGCCGCCGACGATTGGCGCTACCGTGACGTCATCAGCGCTaacagcaaaggcagcaaacattacagcaacgacaacgacaacaaaaacagcaacagcagcagcttcaacaacTGCAGCCACTGTGgctactgctgcagctgcaacacctGCAACTCTAACAACGAAAACAAGCATCAATCGCACTACGGCGGCGTCTACAGAGAACgttgctgtggcagctgcggcagcgccCACGTTACCACCAAAGCCGTTGCGTGATTTTTGCCGTGTGGAGTTTCCCTATGCGCCGCAGAACGAAGATGAGCTGGAGCTCAAGGTGGACGACATTATTTGTGTCATCAGCACAGAGCTGCCGGACAAGGGCTGGTGGAAGGGCGAGATACGCGGCAAAGTGGGCGTGTTTCCCGATAATTTCGTCAAACTGCTGCCACACTCTGAAG TCGCGCCCATTAACGAGCCATCAACAGGTAcgacccagcagcagcagcagcagcaacagcagcgcaagaTCAGCAACTCTAGCCACATGACCACAACGAATgccagcaatagcagcagcaccaccacaacggtgacgcagcagcagacgcagcagcagcagagcagcggcTCGACCACCTCAAAGGTTTACATCAAGAAaaccggcagcagcagcaactcgtcGGCGTCGGGGCGCAAGGAGAGCTTTGGTTCGCGCGATTCACTCAATGATATACTCAGCGAGACAGGATTGCCAGTGGGCACAGTCGCCGCACAGCGTAAATCGCTTGAGAACAAGAACTTGGATCTGAGCAAGCTGCCgggcagcaagagcagcagcacaaccataacaacaacaacaaacagcagcagcagcagcagcagcacttcaGCATATACAGAGCTGCGCAAAAGTCTGGACAATATGGATGAAAAGCTAAAGTCGCCACCACCAGTGGTGAGCAAGAAACCCAGTGTGCCGCTCAAGAAAACGCCAACAGGTGGCGTGCCAG TGCTTGGCGGCAGCGGCttgaagaagaagagcacGGATGGCAAACTCACCAGTGCAGTGTCCCATGACATTGCGGACGGCATGGCGGGCAGCAAACTATCAGCTGACCAGCTGCCAGAAGCTGGCGCGCCAGGCAATGTGATTATGCGTCGAGCTGCTACAATTGCTGGCGAGGATACGGAATTCGATCGCGTTGAACGCGCTTCCATATTGACAGACATGCGTGCGGGACGCGTCAAGGCGCCCAAACGTCGTCCACCCTCAGCGGCAATTATTGTGCTAggcgagagcaacaacaattcggTTTATGTTAATGGCAGCGGCATGGCCAGCAGCGCCAGTGAACTGAGCGAAGATGGCGGCGcgggcaagcaagcaagcatcTCCTCGGATGATAATTCCACAAGCGAGGAGCCGCAACTAGCCAAGCCCAAGCCTAGAGAGTGGGAAAAGAAAAAGGCGCCGTGGATGGAGGAGCTGAAGGCATCGCAAGTGTCACGCAAGAAGACCTCACCTGTAGTGGAGCCACGAAGTGGCGCAGTTACAGTAGCGGAGCGCACCTCCAAGCTATTCCCAGcggagccagcagcagccaccaacagcagcagcagcagcaacagtgttgttgttgctactacTAAAGTGCAATCCAGTGCAGTCACTTCCTCCAGCATTATGCAGCAGTCCATGTTCgtcgagagcagcagcagcagcactagccAAAAGAAAGAAtccagcagcagtagcagcacaacaacaactgttgtcAACAACGATGCCATCATGTCCAAGAGCATGTCAGCAACTAAAGCGCCCACAAGCGCCGCTGCGCTCAGCAGTGATGAAGAGTCACGAGCGGCACGCCCCAACAGCTTAGCGCTACGCAATCGCAGCGTCTCGCCGCTGGTGCGAACtgccaacgccagcagcagcacgcagcagcagcagcaacatgagaAGAGCAACAATGTAACTGCAAGTGATAgaccgacaacaacaacaacaacagcacagagCAGCAATCATACAGAGAGTGCTGCGGCGCCGCCAcgtgtgcagcagctggagggACGTGTGGATAAACTGGAGGCTCTGGTGCAGGCACAGCAGCGAACCATTGAGGAACTGGTGCGCACATTGCGTGAGGAGACGGAGCGCGTTAAGCTGCTACGCGGCGAGTTGGACAAATATGCGCA caaacaaacccAAAGTCGTCGCGGGAAATTTGATAATTGGATGTtctaa
- the LOC108604039 gene encoding serine-rich adhesin for platelets isoform X3, whose product MANFITTIFAPINEPSTGTTQQQQQQQQQRKISNSSHMTTTNASNSSSTTTTVTQQQTQQQQSSGSTTSKVYIKKTGSSSNSSASGRKESFGSRDSLNDILSETGLPVGTVAAQRKSLENKNLDLSKLPGSKSSSTTITTTTNSSSSSSSTSAYTELRKSLDNMDEKLKSPPPVVSKKPSVPLKKTPTGGVPVLGGSGLKKKSTDGKLTSAVSHDIADGMAGSKLSADQLPEAGAPGNVIMRRAATIAGEDTEFDRVERASILTDMRAGRVKAPKRRPPSAAIIVLGESNNNSVYVNGSGMASSASELSEDGGAGKQASISSDDNSTSEEPQLAKPKPREWEKKKAPWMEELKASQVSRKKTSPVVEPRSGAVTVAERTSKLFPAEPAAATNSSSSSNSVVVATTKVQSSAVTSSSIMQQSMFVESSSSSTSQKKESSSSSSTTTTVVNNDAIMSKSMSATKAPTSAAALSSDEESRAARPNSLALRNRSVSPLVRTANASSSTQQQQQHEKSNNVTASDRPTTTTTTAQSSNHTESAAAPPRVQQLEGRVDKLEALVQAQQRTIEELVRTLREETERVKLLRGELDKYAHKQTQSRRGKFDNWMF is encoded by the exons ATGGCCAACTTTATCACCACGATTT TCGCGCCCATTAACGAGCCATCAACAGGTAcgacccagcagcagcagcagcagcaacagcagcgcaagaTCAGCAACTCTAGCCACATGACCACAACGAATgccagcaatagcagcagcaccaccacaacggtgacgcagcagcagacgcagcagcagcagagcagcggcTCGACCACCTCAAAGGTTTACATCAAGAAaaccggcagcagcagcaactcgtcGGCGTCGGGGCGCAAGGAGAGCTTTGGTTCGCGCGATTCACTCAATGATATACTCAGCGAGACAGGATTGCCAGTGGGCACAGTCGCCGCACAGCGTAAATCGCTTGAGAACAAGAACTTGGATCTGAGCAAGCTGCCgggcagcaagagcagcagcacaaccataacaacaacaacaaacagcagcagcagcagcagcagcacttcaGCATATACAGAGCTGCGCAAAAGTCTGGACAATATGGATGAAAAGCTAAAGTCGCCACCACCAGTGGTGAGCAAGAAACCCAGTGTGCCGCTCAAGAAAACGCCAACAGGTGGCGTGCCAG TGCTTGGCGGCAGCGGCttgaagaagaagagcacGGATGGCAAACTCACCAGTGCAGTGTCCCATGACATTGCGGACGGCATGGCGGGCAGCAAACTATCAGCTGACCAGCTGCCAGAAGCTGGCGCGCCAGGCAATGTGATTATGCGTCGAGCTGCTACAATTGCTGGCGAGGATACGGAATTCGATCGCGTTGAACGCGCTTCCATATTGACAGACATGCGTGCGGGACGCGTCAAGGCGCCCAAACGTCGTCCACCCTCAGCGGCAATTATTGTGCTAggcgagagcaacaacaattcggTTTATGTTAATGGCAGCGGCATGGCCAGCAGCGCCAGTGAACTGAGCGAAGATGGCGGCGcgggcaagcaagcaagcatcTCCTCGGATGATAATTCCACAAGCGAGGAGCCGCAACTAGCCAAGCCCAAGCCTAGAGAGTGGGAAAAGAAAAAGGCGCCGTGGATGGAGGAGCTGAAGGCATCGCAAGTGTCACGCAAGAAGACCTCACCTGTAGTGGAGCCACGAAGTGGCGCAGTTACAGTAGCGGAGCGCACCTCCAAGCTATTCCCAGcggagccagcagcagccaccaacagcagcagcagcagcaacagtgttgttgttgctactacTAAAGTGCAATCCAGTGCAGTCACTTCCTCCAGCATTATGCAGCAGTCCATGTTCgtcgagagcagcagcagcagcactagccAAAAGAAAGAAtccagcagcagtagcagcacaacaacaactgttgtcAACAACGATGCCATCATGTCCAAGAGCATGTCAGCAACTAAAGCGCCCACAAGCGCCGCTGCGCTCAGCAGTGATGAAGAGTCACGAGCGGCACGCCCCAACAGCTTAGCGCTACGCAATCGCAGCGTCTCGCCGCTGGTGCGAACtgccaacgccagcagcagcacgcagcagcagcagcaacatgagaAGAGCAACAATGTAACTGCAAGTGATAgaccgacaacaacaacaacaacagcacagagCAGCAATCATACAGAGAGTGCTGCGGCGCCGCCAcgtgtgcagcagctggagggACGTGTGGATAAACTGGAGGCTCTGGTGCAGGCACAGCAGCGAACCATTGAGGAACTGGTGCGCACATTGCGTGAGGAGACGGAGCGCGTTAAGCTGCTACGCGGCGAGTTGGACAAATATGCGCA caaacaaacccAAAGTCGTCGCGGGAAATTTGATAATTGGATGTtctaa
- the LOC108604039 gene encoding serine-rich adhesin for platelets isoform X2 — MTTTNASNSSSTTTTVTQQQTQQQQSSGSTTSKVYIKKTGSSSNSSASGRKESFGSRDSLNDILSETGLPVGTVAAQRKSLENKNLDLSKLPGSKSSSTTITTTTNSSSSSSSTSAYTELRKSLDNMDEKLKSPPPVVSKKPSVPLKKTPTGGVPVLGGSGLKKKSTDGKLTSAVSHDIADGMAGSKLSADQLPEAGAPGNVIMRRAATIAGEDTEFDRVERASILTDMRAGRVKAPKRRPPSAAIIVLGESNNNSVYVNGSGMASSASELSEDGGAGKQASISSDDNSTSEEPQLAKPKPREWEKKKAPWMEELKASQVSRKKTSPVVEPRSGAVTVAERTSKLFPAEPAAATNSSSSSNSVVVATTKVQSSAVTSSSIMQQSMFVESSSSSTSQKKESSSSSSTTTTVVNNDAIMSKSMSATKAPTSAAALSSDEESRAARPNSLALRNRSVSPLVRTANASSSTQQQQQHEKSNNVTASDRPTTTTTTAQSSNHTESAAAPPRVQQLEGRVDKLEALVQAQQRTIEELVRTLREETERVKLLRGELDKYAHKQTQSRRGKFDNWMF; from the exons ATGACCACAACGAATgccagcaatagcagcagcaccaccacaacggtgacgcagcagcagacgcagcagcagcagagcagcggcTCGACCACCTCAAAGGTTTACATCAAGAAaaccggcagcagcagcaactcgtcGGCGTCGGGGCGCAAGGAGAGCTTTGGTTCGCGCGATTCACTCAATGATATACTCAGCGAGACAGGATTGCCAGTGGGCACAGTCGCCGCACAGCGTAAATCGCTTGAGAACAAGAACTTGGATCTGAGCAAGCTGCCgggcagcaagagcagcagcacaaccataacaacaacaacaaacagcagcagcagcagcagcagcacttcaGCATATACAGAGCTGCGCAAAAGTCTGGACAATATGGATGAAAAGCTAAAGTCGCCACCACCAGTGGTGAGCAAGAAACCCAGTGTGCCGCTCAAGAAAACGCCAACAGGTGGCGTGCCAG TGCTTGGCGGCAGCGGCttgaagaagaagagcacGGATGGCAAACTCACCAGTGCAGTGTCCCATGACATTGCGGACGGCATGGCGGGCAGCAAACTATCAGCTGACCAGCTGCCAGAAGCTGGCGCGCCAGGCAATGTGATTATGCGTCGAGCTGCTACAATTGCTGGCGAGGATACGGAATTCGATCGCGTTGAACGCGCTTCCATATTGACAGACATGCGTGCGGGACGCGTCAAGGCGCCCAAACGTCGTCCACCCTCAGCGGCAATTATTGTGCTAggcgagagcaacaacaattcggTTTATGTTAATGGCAGCGGCATGGCCAGCAGCGCCAGTGAACTGAGCGAAGATGGCGGCGcgggcaagcaagcaagcatcTCCTCGGATGATAATTCCACAAGCGAGGAGCCGCAACTAGCCAAGCCCAAGCCTAGAGAGTGGGAAAAGAAAAAGGCGCCGTGGATGGAGGAGCTGAAGGCATCGCAAGTGTCACGCAAGAAGACCTCACCTGTAGTGGAGCCACGAAGTGGCGCAGTTACAGTAGCGGAGCGCACCTCCAAGCTATTCCCAGcggagccagcagcagccaccaacagcagcagcagcagcaacagtgttgttgttgctactacTAAAGTGCAATCCAGTGCAGTCACTTCCTCCAGCATTATGCAGCAGTCCATGTTCgtcgagagcagcagcagcagcactagccAAAAGAAAGAAtccagcagcagtagcagcacaacaacaactgttgtcAACAACGATGCCATCATGTCCAAGAGCATGTCAGCAACTAAAGCGCCCACAAGCGCCGCTGCGCTCAGCAGTGATGAAGAGTCACGAGCGGCACGCCCCAACAGCTTAGCGCTACGCAATCGCAGCGTCTCGCCGCTGGTGCGAACtgccaacgccagcagcagcacgcagcagcagcagcaacatgagaAGAGCAACAATGTAACTGCAAGTGATAgaccgacaacaacaacaacaacagcacagagCAGCAATCATACAGAGAGTGCTGCGGCGCCGCCAcgtgtgcagcagctggagggACGTGTGGATAAACTGGAGGCTCTGGTGCAGGCACAGCAGCGAACCATTGAGGAACTGGTGCGCACATTGCGTGAGGAGACGGAGCGCGTTAAGCTGCTACGCGGCGAGTTGGACAAATATGCGCA caaacaaacccAAAGTCGTCGCGGGAAATTTGATAATTGGATGTtctaa
- the LOC108604492 gene encoding putative OPA3-like protein CG13603, whose product MVAGFPIAKLGVLAVKQISKPITRAIKRTAQKNPLFKNYVATPPAQALHWCEVRSKMWMLGLPQPKRVPPLTEAMSIEMGSNIVGEMVVFLSGVILILTEFIRQGRKDHEKHERHRINKEKLKNEIFTLTERVKSQSEEINYLKQKLRELD is encoded by the exons ATGGTGGCTGGCTTCCCCATTGCCAAGCTTGGCGTTTTAGCCGTTAAGCAAATAAGCAAGCCTATCACTCGGGCCATCAAACGTACTGCTCAGAAAAATCCTTTGTTTAAAAACTATGTTGCAACGCCACCAGCACAAG CATTACACTGGTGTGAGGTAAGATCAAAAATGTGGATGTTAGGCTTGCCGCAGCCAAAAAGAGTACCACCCTTGACGGAAGCCATGAGCATAGAAATGGGTAGTAATATTGTTGGTGAAATGGTTGTCTTCTTAAGTGGCGTGATCTTAATTTTAACAGAGTTCATTCG ACAGGGTAGAAAAGATCATGAAAAGCATGAGAGGCACAGAATCAATAAAGAAAAgttgaaaaatgaaatatttacactCACTGAACGCGTTAAGAGCCAATCCGAGGAGATAAACTATCTGAAGCAAAAGCTACGGGAACTAGATTGA
- the LOC117134855 gene encoding putative OPA3-like protein CG43998, with protein MVIGAYPIGKITLLGLKQIATPVSKVVKQIAKTNPLFKTLICIPTGQLVHKLEVRLKMRMLRLPQPKRIPKLTDSMATDLGANLMAEVFVISLSVYLLFFELSRQAEKDRKKHEKHHKRKELLDDQISTLHKQLDWQERELKEINRLILERKTRCECE; from the exons atggTGATTGGCGCATATCCCATAGGAAAAATTACTTTACTAGgacttaaacaaattgctacaCCTGTAAGCAAGGTGGTTAAACAAATAGCGAAAACCAATCCATTGTTTAAAACTCTAATATGCATACCTACGGGTCAGTTGGTGCACAAACTTGAGGTTAGATTAAAAATGCGTATGTTACGACTTCCACAGCCGAAACGAATACCGAAACTAACTGACTCTATGGCCACTGATCTGGGGGCTAACCTTATGGCAGAAGTATTTGTGATTTCCCTCAGTGTATATCTACTATTCTTTGAATTATCCAG GCAAGCGGAGAAGGACCGAAAGAAGCACGAGAAGCATCATAAAAGAAAAGAGTTGCTTGACGATCAGATAAGCACATTACATAAACAGCTTGACTGGCAGGAGCGAGAACTAAAAGAAATCAATAGACTTATCCTTGAGCGCAAAACGCGTTGTGAATGTGAATGA
- the LOC108604491 gene encoding putative OPA3-like protein CG13603, whose product MVIGVFPAAKLGVLAIKQISKPIANVLKSNAKSSPLFRKYVCMPPAQFYNWVEVKTKMWALNLGRPVTVPPLNEAMAIELGANLLGEFIIFAIGAGLLIFEYSRQSIKENKKTEAMEMEKMQLTTTLTEMNFRLERQDAQIREMTRVLADLDSRNIFRWHKEPIQEYVPFDPSTPDQSASARNPKGYEGFYDPQGGMAFRALHFLQTQIFIDGRDRQAKAALQQIDVLAGNLEESLGQAVTQAEAVVLPAK is encoded by the exons ATGGTTATTGGAGTCTTCCCAGCGGCCAAGCTTGGCGTTTTGGCTATAAAGCAGATTAGCAAGCCCATTGCCAATGTACTTAAGTCCAATGCCAAGTCGAGTCCTCTCTTCAGAAAATATGTTTGCATGCCGCCGGCTCAAT TTTACAATTGGGTGGAGGTCAAGACCAAGATGTGGGCGCTGAATTTGGGCAGACCTGTCACTGTGCCGCCCTTGAATGAGGCAATGGCTATAGAGCTGGGCGCTAATCTACTGGGAGAGTTTATAATATTCGCAATTGGAGCGGGACTGTTAATATTTGAATACTCGCGTCAGTCAATAAAAGAGAATAAAAAAACTGAAGCGATGGAGATGGAAAAGATGCAGTTAACCACTACGCTAACTGAGATGAACTTTCGCCTAGAGCGGCAGGATGCACAAATACGCGAAATGACGCGAGTACTGGCGGACTTGG aCTCACGCAACATTTTCCGCTGGCACAAGGAGCCGATACAGGAGTATGTGCCCTTTGATCCCAGCACGCCAGATCAGAGTGCCAGCGCACGTAACCCCAAGGGCTACGAAGGCTTCTATGATCCTCAGGGTGGCATGGCCTTCCGAGCTCTACACTTTCTACAAACACAAATCTTCATAGACGGCCGCGATCGTCAAGCCAAGGCAGCGCTACAGCAGATTGATGTGCTAGCAGGCAACTTGGAGGAGTCGCTAGGACAGGCTGTAACCCAAGCAGAGGCTGTAGTGTTGCCAGCCAAATGA
- the LOC108604490 gene encoding nucleoporin Ndc1 has protein sequence MSSSTINSCKLMLLGRCLRALSFSVGIQFLLLTVFLLLVNFQVLHPLHWVVSTFSLVCSLYTWFASIPLIGAVIFYGLSLSQQYLAERRYHATRYRWLLHNGPRKLLFLSAHLLFGYLTAWLYTGYLNTDYSNLTYKCYGQDCLSSYHVYLLGMGITAGCYYFVTRHMRQEVSLDFAIVELSRTEKLREVLYKTLLMAPIKSLVPTLSYSLVFWLLSPFFNQRLSLLLGVDADDRLSSVWQMLSSVRLLFYGWLLTTQILSNMHLMQRLYAMLLTERLPLVVARQRLDAGEVTIAGALGLSNAYVVQCLAAHLIFKLSQRKNSLARLEYFQLTEPGNRPVNWRALCDQYLSIVGGYTDELANAVEQLLSVKGKREQGLAQNDVNGTMLAEKLMLRQYNAMHGIRQAVSPPRNLPQQQWTQDGVRHMPNWCERVSQQLEAAMQGLIKSIPGIVYLFMEPEHAKCLYLLEHSLPIIWLTQALSHICAASLNEDRFGVVQDDLAGIIRAQYRLKCELDKLSGALITHRLSSSGFNLLVRAVRRSLYNICHAFQDYLPELLKDSTDKSELHQLQAFIQLG, from the exons ATGTCTAGCTCTACAATAAATAGTTGCAAACTAATGCTGCTTGGCCGCTGCCTGCGCGCCTTGTCTTTTAGCGTGGGCATACAGTTTCTGTTGTTGACTGTTTTCCTGTTGCTCGTTAATTTTCAAGTGCTGCATCCGCTGCACTGGGTGGTGAGCACATTTAGCTTGGTCTGCAGCTTGTACACTTGGTTTGCAAGCATACCCTTAATAGGCGCTGTGATCTTCTATGGATTGTCGCTCTCCCAGCAGTATCTTGCCGAACGTCGCTACCACGCTACACGCTATCGCTGGTTATTGCACAATGGACCTAGAAAGTTATTGTTCCTCTCCGCGCACTTGCTGTTTGGCTATCTAACTGCCTGGCTGTATACGGGCTATTTGAATACGGACTATAG TAATTTGACGTACAAGTGCTATGGCCAGGATTGTCTGAGCTCCTACCATGTGTATCTGCTGGGCATGGGTATAACCGCTGGCTGTTATTACTTTGTGACCAGGCATATGCGTCAAGAGGTGTCGCTAGACTTTGCCATTGTGGAGCTTTCACGAACGGAAAAACTGCGTGAAGTGCTATACAAGACGCTGCTCATGGCGCCCATTAAATCGCTAGTGCCGACGCTAAGCTACTCCTTAGTCTTCTGGCTGTTGAGTCCATTCTTCAATCAGCGTCTCAGCCTGCTGTTGGGCGTGGATGCGGATGATAGGTTATCCAGCGTTTGGCAAATGCTTAGCAGCGTTCGTTTGCTGTTCTACGGTTGGTTGCTCACCACTCAAATCTTGAGCAATATGCATCTTATGCAACGTCTTTATGCCATGCTTCTAACGGAGCGGCTGCCGCTGGTGGTGGCCAGGCAACGCTTGGATGCTGGTGAAGTGACTATTGCGGGTGCTTTGGGATTGAGCAATGCGTATGTGGTGCAGTGTCTAGCGGCCCATCTGATCTTTAAGTTGTCGCAACGCAAGAATTCTTTGGCACGCTTGGAATACTTTCAATTGACAGAGCCAGGTAATCGTCCTGTAAATTGGCGTGCACTTTGCGATCAATATCTAAGCATTGTGGGCGGCTATACCGATGAGCTTGCCAACGCCGTGGAGCAACTTTTATCGGTCAAGGGGAAAAGGGAACAGGGACTGGCTCAGAACGATGTCAATGGGACAATGCTTGCCGAAAAGCTGATGCTGCGTCAATACAATGCAATGCATGGCATACGCCAGGCTGTCTCGCCACCACGCAATCTCCCACAGCAACAATGGACGCAGGACGGCGTGCGTCATATGCCCAACTGGTGCGAACGCGTCTCGCAGCAATTGGAAGCTGCTATGCAAGGCTTAATAAAAAGCATACCGggcattgtttatttgtttatggaaCCGGAGCATGCCAAGTGCTTATATCTGCTGGAGCACTCGCTGCCCATAATTTGGTTAACGCAGGCATTGTCTCACATCTGCGCCGCTTCACTCAATGAGGATCGCTTTGGCGTAGTGCAGGATGACTTGGCAGGCATTATACGCGCGCAGTATCGACTCAAATGTGAGCTGGATAAACTAAGCGGCGCCTTGATTACACATCGACTGAGCAGCTCTGGCTTTAATCTCTTGGTCCGTGCTGTGCGCCGCAGTCTTTACAATATTTGCCATGCCTTCCAGGACTATCTGCCTGAACTGTTGAAGGACTCCACGGATAAATCAGAGCTTCATCAGCTGCAAGCATTTATACAGCTAGGTTAG